In one Gemmatimonadaceae bacterium genomic region, the following are encoded:
- a CDS encoding OmpA family protein — protein MWTEDKRDRLRGSSLMFVFTVLLVVLFAAFAAHLSAQTPQPLPATTVTAPANFTEGQGAKVKGLIISRRGDDMVIRDEDGHVDVITLTEGTRISSPSGLFKTEKQPRDVSSLLPGLIVEVKGNGGDRGNLVADKISFHSSALRVAQQVAAGTVALSMRVGANADSIDKVGGNLEATKARIADSLAALEARARDSLAAISVRFDDIDKYDVRDSMMVTFATASSTLTDDDRQALDAVAAKAMTQDGYLIEVTGYADAVGRASSNLELSERRAEAVVHYLVKERGIPLRRLLNPTGFGEDDPAASNETPEGRAQNRRALVKVLVNRAQR, from the coding sequence ATGTGGACGGAGGACAAAAGGGATCGGCTTCGCGGATCGTCGCTGATGTTCGTGTTTACGGTGCTGCTCGTGGTGTTGTTCGCCGCGTTTGCGGCCCACCTGAGCGCGCAGACGCCGCAGCCGTTGCCCGCAACAACGGTGACCGCACCGGCCAACTTCACGGAAGGCCAGGGCGCGAAGGTCAAGGGCCTGATCATCAGCCGCCGCGGTGACGATATGGTGATTCGCGACGAGGACGGTCACGTGGACGTGATCACGTTGACGGAAGGCACGCGCATCTCGTCGCCGTCGGGTTTGTTCAAGACGGAAAAGCAGCCGCGCGACGTGTCAAGCCTGCTGCCCGGTCTCATCGTCGAGGTGAAGGGCAACGGCGGCGACCGCGGCAATCTCGTGGCCGACAAGATCAGCTTCCACTCGAGCGCGCTGCGCGTCGCCCAGCAGGTCGCGGCAGGCACGGTGGCGCTCAGCATGCGCGTCGGCGCCAATGCCGACAGCATCGACAAGGTCGGCGGCAATCTCGAGGCCACCAAGGCGCGCATCGCCGACAGCCTCGCGGCGCTCGAGGCACGGGCGCGCGACAGTCTCGCCGCGATCAGCGTGCGCTTCGACGACATCGACAAGTACGACGTGCGCGACAGTATGATGGTGACGTTCGCGACCGCGAGCTCGACGCTGACCGACGACGACCGCCAGGCGCTCGACGCGGTCGCCGCGAAGGCGATGACCCAGGACGGCTACCTGATCGAGGTGACGGGCTATGCCGACGCCGTCGGACGCGCCTCGAGCAACCTGGAGTTGAGCGAACGCCGCGCCGAAGCGGTGGTCCACTATCTCGTGAAGGAACGGGGGATTCCGCTCCGCCGCCTGTTGAATCCGACCGGGTTCGGCGAGGACGATCCCGCGGCATCGAACGAGACGCCCGAAGGCCGCGCCCAGAACCGCCGGGCCCTGGTCAAGGTGCTCGTCAACCGCGCCCAGCGGTAG
- a CDS encoding DUF4136 domain-containing protein codes for MIGKVHNVHGRTWRALALCGALVALGACGDDDNNLVVVGPGGTPDGVVTTLKDSAFDFTVLHTFAMPDTIMHLVPATGTPLAVTGQFDRATLDKVRASFLARGYTQVTPSSTVIPDFIVLVGATATTNYNAWVGYPFFAVWGSSPVWVFNPSFDNSWTIVYPWAAVVGVTAFDRGTLLIDLIPTKTVTPVTKSVRSAWSGVATGELNGSFGQGTINAAVDEMFRQSPYLVSGPTVNPLNQR; via the coding sequence ATGATCGGGAAGGTTCACAACGTTCACGGACGGACATGGCGCGCGCTTGCACTCTGCGGCGCGCTGGTCGCACTTGGCGCGTGCGGCGACGATGACAACAACCTCGTCGTCGTCGGACCGGGCGGCACCCCGGACGGCGTCGTCACGACGCTCAAGGATTCCGCGTTTGACTTCACCGTCCTGCACACGTTCGCGATGCCGGACACCATCATGCATCTGGTGCCGGCGACCGGAACGCCGCTCGCCGTAACGGGGCAGTTCGATCGTGCCACGCTCGACAAGGTGCGCGCGTCGTTCCTGGCGCGCGGCTACACGCAGGTGACGCCGTCGTCCACCGTCATTCCGGATTTCATCGTCCTGGTCGGCGCGACCGCCACGACGAACTACAACGCGTGGGTCGGCTATCCGTTCTTCGCGGTGTGGGGATCGTCGCCCGTGTGGGTGTTCAATCCCTCGTTCGACAACTCGTGGACCATCGTGTATCCGTGGGCCGCGGTGGTCGGCGTGACGGCGTTCGATCGCGGCACGCTCCTCATCGATCTCATTCCGACGAAGACGGTGACGCCGGTGACGAAGTCGGTGCGGTCCGCGTGGTCCGGTGTGGCGACAGGAGAGCTCAACGGTTCGTTCGGCCAGGGCACGATCAACGCGGCGGTCGACGAGATGTTCCGGCAGTCGCCGTATCTCGTCTCCGGGCCGACGGTGAATCCGCTCAACCAGCGGTGA
- a CDS encoding DUF2092 domain-containing protein, producing the protein MAYRRIWMIAAGLTGAAALGAAAVTARGDAARTRHAAGTLAPGDSSPVVDPDAVAALDKMGNYLRTLKAVQIKAVVTDEEVSLDGEKVQTTNTVDLLASRPNRMRVEVASERQPRVFYYDGKTFTLWAPKLDFYAKTDAPGTINELADRLSDKYNIDLPLVDLFRWGTPESGFKELTAATDMGPSSVDGTTCEQYVFRQDGLDWQLWIQSGDYPLPRKLVLTTTTDDARPQHTSVWTWNLAPSFNDQEFAFTPPAGAHRIEFLDAEKLRALGATGGAK; encoded by the coding sequence ATGGCATACAGGCGGATCTGGATGATCGCCGCCGGACTGACCGGCGCCGCGGCGCTGGGCGCCGCCGCGGTCACGGCGCGTGGCGATGCCGCGCGCACGCGCCATGCCGCGGGCACTCTCGCGCCGGGCGATTCCAGCCCGGTCGTCGACCCCGACGCGGTCGCGGCGCTCGACAAGATGGGCAACTACCTGCGCACGCTCAAGGCCGTGCAGATCAAAGCCGTCGTCACGGATGAAGAGGTCTCACTCGACGGCGAGAAGGTGCAGACGACGAACACCGTCGACCTGCTCGCGTCACGGCCGAATCGCATGCGCGTGGAGGTGGCGAGCGAACGTCAGCCGCGCGTGTTCTACTACGACGGCAAGACGTTCACGTTGTGGGCGCCGAAGCTCGACTTCTACGCGAAGACAGACGCGCCCGGCACCATCAACGAGCTGGCCGACCGGCTCTCGGACAAGTACAACATCGACCTGCCGCTCGTCGATCTCTTCCGCTGGGGCACGCCGGAGTCGGGATTCAAGGAGTTGACAGCGGCGACCGACATGGGACCCAGCTCCGTCGACGGCACGACGTGCGAGCAGTACGTGTTTCGGCAAGACGGTCTCGATTGGCAGCTCTGGATTCAGAGCGGCGACTATCCGCTGCCGCGCAAGCTCGTGTTGACGACGACCACGGACGACGCTCGGCCGCAGCATACGTCGGTGTGGACGTGGAATCTCGCGCCGTCGTTCAACGATCAGGAATTTGCCTTCACGCCGCCGGCCGGAGCCCACCGCATCGAGTTCCTCGATGCCGAGAAGCTTCGCGCGCTGGGGGCAACGGGAGGAGCGAAATGA